One window of the Salvia miltiorrhiza cultivar Shanhuang (shh) chromosome 6, IMPLAD_Smil_shh, whole genome shotgun sequence genome contains the following:
- the LOC130989360 gene encoding dihydrodipicolinate reductase-like protein CRR1, chloroplastic: protein MAAASSCKFYPTNYKSLQPAKRVAPYISCTAQPSQTNIKVIINGAAKEIGRAAVVAVTKARGMELAGAIDSHLVGEDIGKVCDMGEPLEIPILNDITMVLGSISQLKATAVVVDFTDASTVYDNVKQATAFGMKSVVYVPRIKMETVSALSAFCEKATMGCIVAPTLSIGSILLQQAAISASFHYNNVEIVESKATVGDLPSQEVKQIANNLTNLGQMYNREDVSTDILARGQVLGEDGVRVHSLVLPGLPSSTTVHFSRPGELYTLKHDITNVQSLMPGLLLAIRKVVRLKNLVYGLEKVL, encoded by the exons ATGGCGGCAGCATCAAGCTGCAAATTCTATCCCACAAACTATAAATCTCTTCAACCTGCAAAAAGAGTTGCTCCCTACATTTCTTGCACTGCTCAGCCTTCTCAGACCAACATTAAg GTGATCATAAATGGAGCAGCAAAGGAAATTGGTAGGGCAGCTGTGGTTGCCGTGACAAAGGCAAGAGGGATGGAGCTTGCTGGTGCTATTGATTCTCACCTTGTTGGAGAAGACATAGGAAAG GTTTGTGACATGGGAGAGCCTTTGGAGATACCCATATTAAATGACATTACTATGGTCTTAGGTTCCATATCACAG TTGAAAGCAACCGCCGTTGTGGTGGATTTTACCGATGCTTCGACGGTTTACGACAATGTCAAACAG GCAACAGCATTTGGAATGAAAAGTGTAGTTTATGTGCCACGAATCAAAATGGAGACGGTTTCTGCATTATCAGCATTTTGTGAAAAAGCCACCATG GGTTGCATAGTAGCACCAACACTTTCGATTGGAAGCATACTCCTTCAGCAAGCTGCAATTTCAGCATCTTTTCACTACAACAATGTTGAGATTGTTGAATCAAAAGCCACTGTTGGG GACTTACCGTCGCAGGAGGTAAAACAAATAGCAAATAATCTGACAAACCTCGGCCAGATGTACAACAGAGAAGATGTGTCAACCGACATTCTG GCCAGGGGTCAAGTTCTGGGAGAGGACGGAGTGCGAGTGCATAGTTTGGTTCTTCCAGGCCTCCCATCTAGTACAACAGTCCACTTTTCCCGCCCAGGCGAG CTTTACACCCTGAAACATGATATCACCAATGTGCAATCTCTTATGCCAGGGTTGCTTCTAGCCATAAGAAAAGTAGTGCGTCTCAAG AATCTGGTGTATGGTTTGGAGAAGGTGTTGTAG